From the genome of Geobacter sp. SVR, one region includes:
- a CDS encoding DUF3365 domain-containing protein, with protein sequence MKPFTSLSVNTTFNMISTLLLVMLFLALAYNNYRREQALILNGAVDNARTISRQIIVTRDYLSNHVTTEPESNYNLVPQVASTQIARQLTSGSNFSVRQVSLRYRNPGNRPDPFETEQLKLFMQKRNHESWQVTTEQGKKSLRYLLAMVADSSCLACHGSYDAAPAFVQARFARGHFSYGYQVGEVIGAISVSVPMEGLYRQIGTNLKHDIIYDACVLIAFLAITGAIMRKAILTPVKDVAVHISDVAKTGNFSQRLERTSTNEIGQLVGSFNELMEELDRKTRQRVESEERYRNFIEIAQSPIISFMADGKIVISNQKAEKLFGLSKEELLGLSIFDFMEDGENLRRAIEAYFSAGSSDLIGTTTLQKVRDVCGRLFDAEMVISVSQSDQTQIFSAILRTIKNGSAAR encoded by the coding sequence ATGAAACCCTTCACCAGCCTCAGCGTCAACACCACCTTCAACATGATCTCGACGCTGCTGCTCGTCATGCTCTTCCTGGCTCTGGCGTACAACAACTATCGCAGAGAACAGGCCCTGATCCTGAATGGGGCCGTGGACAATGCCCGTACCATCTCCCGCCAGATCATCGTCACCCGGGATTACCTCTCCAATCATGTCACCACCGAACCCGAAAGCAACTACAACCTTGTCCCCCAGGTTGCCTCCACCCAGATAGCACGGCAGCTGACCAGCGGGTCCAATTTCTCCGTGCGCCAGGTCTCGTTACGCTACCGCAATCCCGGTAACCGTCCTGATCCCTTTGAAACTGAACAACTCAAGCTTTTCATGCAGAAAAGGAACCATGAAAGCTGGCAGGTGACGACGGAACAGGGGAAGAAATCGCTTCGCTACCTCCTGGCAATGGTGGCGGATTCCTCCTGCCTGGCATGTCATGGCAGCTACGACGCTGCACCCGCTTTTGTCCAGGCGCGTTTTGCCCGCGGACATTTTTCCTATGGCTACCAGGTAGGAGAAGTGATCGGCGCCATCTCGGTCTCGGTGCCCATGGAGGGGCTCTACCGCCAGATCGGCACCAACCTCAAGCATGATATCATCTACGATGCCTGCGTACTGATAGCCTTTCTGGCCATTACGGGTGCAATAATGCGCAAGGCGATCCTGACCCCGGTAAAGGATGTGGCCGTTCACATTTCCGATGTGGCCAAAACAGGCAACTTTTCCCAGAGACTGGAAAGGACGAGTACCAACGAGATCGGCCAACTGGTCGGTTCTTTCAATGAGCTGATGGAAGAATTGGACCGCAAGACGCGGCAGCGGGTGGAGTCCGAGGAGCGTTACCGCAACTTTATCGAGATTGCCCAGTCTCCTATCATCTCGTTCATGGCAGACGGCAAGATCGTCATTTCCAACCAAAAGGCTGAAAAGCTCTTCGGTCTGAGCAAGGAGGAACTGCTCGGCCTCTCGATTTTCGATTTCATGGAAGATGGCGAGAATCTGCGCCGGGCGATCGAAGCGTACTTCAGTGCCGGCAGCAGCGATTTGATCGGCACCACGACCCTTCAGAAGGTGCGCGACGTGTGTGGACGGCTGTTCGACGCCGAGATGGTGATTTCCGTGTCTCAATCCGACCAAACCCAGATCTTCAGCGCCATTCTCAGAACAATCAAGAACGGTTCAGCCGCACGATAG
- a CDS encoding penicillin-binding protein 1A has product MERKAPPSRSGKGLFASLMLFAVTMVIVAALGVAGYVFYLLARLPKVDRLADYKPPIVSQVYGDDGSLVGEFYLERRIVVPVDKMPRKLIQAFVAAEDSNFYSHKGIDYFGILRAAIKNVISMRKKEGASTITQQVTKSMLLTPEKKFSRKIKEAILAKRMEEKLSKDEILYLYLNQIYLGGGAYGVQAAAETYFGKNVDELNLAEMAMLAGLPKAPNAYSPIKHLDKARERQSYVLERMVREGYITPAESEHAKKTVISIHPMKKVNNDQSAYFLEHLRIQLEAKYGEERLYKGGLKIYTTMNAEMQRAAYESVRNGLKAVDKRQGFRGPSRYLKQEEVEAFCAKVEEGIDSPVLKTGETYQGVVVGFNTDKGEAVVRVGDRRGILSRRNMAWAGRLAMISSYGKPEKGNRALTLGSVIEVSVVSPEINKEGAHFALDQVPEVQAALVALDPRSGGIKAMVGGYDFKKSQFNRAIQAKRNGGSAFKPIIYAAALDKGLTPATVIEDAEVEYPDGAGGTWKPKNYDGLFRGPVTMREALTHSINIVSVKIMEQIGASYAAEYAKKLGFVSQIPSNLALALGAASVSPLELTSAYAVFANKGVVQPTFVITKVTDNDGIVQEEPAPQAPVPTIAPETAYVITNLMQSVVSSGTGQRASILGRPVAGKTGTTNDSKDAWFVGYIPQLVTGVWVGYDQERSLGAGGSGGQAAAPIWAEFMQKAVLSLPVEDFEAPENVSFVLINPRTGKLAREGTPGAVMECFIKGTEPTSYDGDSATARVPVPEY; this is encoded by the coding sequence ATGGAAAGAAAGGCGCCACCATCGCGGAGCGGCAAGGGCCTTTTCGCATCGCTAATGCTTTTTGCCGTGACAATGGTTATCGTGGCGGCGCTCGGAGTGGCAGGCTACGTATTCTATCTGCTTGCCCGACTGCCCAAGGTGGACCGGCTCGCAGACTATAAACCCCCCATCGTATCCCAGGTGTATGGCGATGACGGCAGCCTGGTGGGTGAGTTCTATCTGGAGCGGCGCATCGTGGTGCCGGTCGATAAGATGCCGCGCAAGCTGATCCAGGCTTTCGTCGCTGCCGAAGACTCCAATTTCTATTCCCACAAGGGCATCGATTATTTCGGTATTCTGCGTGCGGCCATCAAGAACGTCATTTCCATGCGCAAGAAGGAGGGGGCTTCCACCATCACCCAGCAGGTGACCAAGTCCATGCTGCTGACCCCCGAGAAAAAGTTCTCCCGCAAAATCAAAGAGGCCATCCTGGCCAAGCGCATGGAGGAGAAGCTCAGCAAGGACGAGATCCTCTACCTCTACCTCAATCAGATATATCTGGGGGGGGGAGCCTATGGTGTCCAGGCTGCGGCCGAGACTTATTTCGGAAAGAACGTCGATGAACTCAACCTGGCCGAGATGGCCATGCTGGCCGGCTTGCCCAAGGCGCCCAACGCCTACTCGCCCATCAAGCATCTCGACAAGGCTCGCGAGCGCCAGTCCTATGTCCTGGAGCGGATGGTCAGGGAAGGCTATATCACCCCTGCCGAGTCTGAGCACGCCAAAAAAACCGTTATCTCCATCCACCCCATGAAGAAGGTCAATAACGACCAGTCCGCCTACTTTTTGGAACACTTGCGCATCCAGCTGGAGGCCAAATATGGTGAAGAGCGGCTCTACAAAGGGGGGCTCAAGATATATACCACCATGAATGCCGAGATGCAGCGGGCTGCTTACGAGAGTGTCAGAAACGGGCTCAAGGCCGTTGACAAGCGCCAGGGATTCAGAGGCCCGAGCAGGTACCTCAAGCAGGAGGAGGTCGAGGCTTTCTGTGCCAAGGTCGAAGAGGGTATCGATTCGCCGGTGCTGAAAACCGGTGAAACGTATCAGGGAGTTGTGGTCGGCTTCAACACAGACAAGGGCGAAGCTGTCGTCAGAGTAGGGGATCGCCGCGGCATTCTCAGCCGCCGGAACATGGCGTGGGCCGGCCGGCTCGCTATGATCAGCAGCTATGGCAAACCGGAAAAAGGAAACCGGGCTCTGACCCTGGGGTCGGTGATCGAGGTGTCGGTCGTCTCGCCGGAGATCAACAAGGAAGGCGCCCATTTTGCCCTGGATCAGGTGCCCGAAGTTCAGGCGGCCCTAGTCGCCCTCGATCCGCGCAGCGGCGGCATCAAGGCCATGGTGGGCGGGTACGACTTCAAAAAAAGCCAGTTCAATCGTGCGATCCAGGCAAAGCGTAACGGCGGTTCCGCCTTCAAGCCGATCATCTATGCGGCCGCCCTTGACAAAGGCCTGACGCCGGCCACAGTGATCGAAGATGCCGAGGTTGAATATCCTGATGGCGCCGGCGGCACCTGGAAACCGAAAAACTATGATGGTCTGTTCCGTGGCCCGGTGACGATGCGGGAGGCGTTGACCCATTCGATCAATATCGTCAGCGTCAAGATCATGGAGCAGATCGGCGCGTCTTATGCCGCGGAGTATGCCAAAAAACTGGGATTCGTGTCGCAGATCCCATCCAATCTCGCGCTTGCCCTGGGTGCGGCCAGTGTCTCACCCCTGGAGCTTACTTCGGCCTATGCGGTATTCGCCAACAAAGGGGTCGTGCAGCCGACCTTCGTTATCACCAAAGTAACCGACAACGACGGGATCGTTCAGGAAGAGCCGGCGCCCCAGGCCCCCGTTCCGACGATTGCCCCGGAAACCGCGTATGTCATCACCAACCTCATGCAAAGCGTCGTTTCCAGCGGTACCGGGCAGCGTGCCTCGATTCTGGGGCGTCCGGTGGCAGGAAAGACCGGAACCACCAATGATTCCAAAGATGCGTGGTTCGTGGGGTATATCCCGCAACTCGTGACAGGGGTCTGGGTCGGCTATGATCAGGAGCGTTCGTTGGGAGCAGGCGGGTCAGGTGGACAGGCGGCCGCGCCTATCTGGGCCGAATTCATGCAGAAGGCGGTATTGTCGCTGCCGGTCGAAGACTTTGAGGCTCCGGAAAATGTCAGTTTCGTCCTGATCAATCCCCGAACCGGCAAGCTCGCCCGGGAAGGTACGCCGGGGGCGGTTATGGAATGTTTCATCAAGGGTACCGAGCCGACCAGCTATGACGGCGACTCTGCAACTGCCAGGGTGCCTGTGCCGGAGTACTGA
- a CDS encoding L,D-transpeptidase family protein, whose product MAALLCLSPSARADYRSEASEIISRLGRGNMPQLSREGVDAVGAAFTTAELFFRQNNLKMSEQYYLLAIQTAKALDSSAAVSPTPGPQIEEAPPLQAPSIEQALPAEESIPSAPAQAGTAAAGAHGEPAGREALEGFLSGKLVGATNVYIVEKGDTLRLIAAKLGVSRQHLARLNNIDPRSPLKIGRRLKYNNCKIVPLLVQDGIVINIPDRTLYFFKKGELVVTVPVALGIARKDKKYDWTTPVGKFKIIAKQKDPVWYVPSSIRSEMQDHGKEAVASIPPGPTNPLGKYALKTSLPGILIHSTTRPGSIYSFASHGCIRVYPEQMEDVFREIKVNTPGEIIYRPVKVAVTENGRVFLEVHQDVYGKSAGLAAEAKRMLDKSNLSNRVDWNKVESVIRLKAGQAEDVTL is encoded by the coding sequence ATGGCAGCACTCTTGTGCCTGAGCCCCTCTGCCCGCGCGGACTACCGCAGCGAAGCCAGCGAAATCATTTCCAGGCTTGGCCGGGGGAACATGCCCCAATTATCGCGCGAAGGGGTCGATGCTGTGGGTGCGGCCTTCACTACGGCAGAGCTGTTCTTCAGACAAAATAACCTCAAGATGTCTGAGCAGTATTATCTATTGGCCATTCAAACGGCCAAGGCTCTCGACTCCTCTGCGGCTGTCTCCCCAACACCGGGCCCGCAGATCGAGGAAGCCCCCCCGCTTCAGGCTCCATCTATCGAACAGGCCCTCCCGGCAGAAGAATCTATCCCCTCGGCTCCAGCGCAGGCAGGGACGGCAGCTGCAGGTGCACACGGTGAACCGGCGGGTCGCGAAGCTCTCGAAGGTTTTCTGTCAGGGAAACTGGTGGGGGCCACCAACGTGTACATCGTGGAGAAAGGGGATACCCTGCGCCTGATCGCTGCCAAGCTGGGCGTCAGCCGCCAGCATCTGGCCCGTCTGAACAATATCGATCCCCGGTCGCCGCTCAAGATCGGCCGGAGATTGAAATACAACAATTGCAAAATCGTTCCCTTGCTTGTACAGGATGGCATTGTCATCAATATCCCCGACCGCACGCTCTATTTCTTCAAGAAGGGCGAATTGGTGGTGACCGTGCCTGTCGCTCTTGGCATTGCCAGAAAAGATAAGAAGTATGACTGGACGACACCGGTGGGGAAATTCAAGATCATCGCCAAGCAGAAGGATCCGGTCTGGTATGTACCGTCGTCGATCAGATCGGAAATGCAGGATCATGGCAAGGAGGCAGTGGCCAGTATTCCTCCGGGCCCAACCAACCCGCTGGGAAAGTATGCCCTCAAGACCTCCCTGCCCGGCATCCTGATCCACAGCACCACCAGACCGGGATCGATCTACAGTTTTGCCAGCCACGGGTGCATACGGGTATATCCGGAACAGATGGAAGATGTTTTCAGGGAGATAAAGGTTAATACGCCGGGAGAGATAATATACCGGCCGGTCAAAGTGGCCGTCACTGAAAACGGGCGGGTATTTCTCGAAGTGCATCAGGATGTCTATGGCAAAAGCGCGGGGCTGGCTGCCGAGGCGAAACGCATGCTCGATAAAAGCAACCTCTCGAACCGCGTGGATTGGAATAAGGTGGAATCGGTGATCCGGCTCAAGGCCGGGCAGGCCGAGGATGTAACCCTGTAA
- a CDS encoding response regulator translates to MALILLVDDSSFARNLTGKILKKAGHELMEAEDGIAGLKALTTRTPDCIIADMLMPGMDGQKLLLALRNANNRIPVIILTADVQEKTRNDCLELGARDVLHKPPRPETLLATVENVLAKGA, encoded by the coding sequence ATGGCATTGATCCTCTTGGTGGATGATTCGAGCTTTGCCCGCAATCTCACCGGCAAGATACTCAAGAAGGCCGGGCACGAGCTGATGGAGGCGGAGGACGGGATAGCGGGGCTGAAAGCCCTGACGACGCGCACTCCCGACTGTATCATCGCAGACATGCTCATGCCGGGGATGGACGGCCAGAAGCTTCTGCTGGCACTGCGCAACGCCAATAACCGGATACCAGTCATCATCCTGACCGCCGATGTTCAGGAGAAGACCCGCAACGACTGCCTGGAACTGGGCGCCCGTGATGTGCTGCACAAGCCGCCCCGCCCGGAAACCCTCCTGGCTACCGTAGAGAATGTTCTGGCGAAGGGGGCGTAA
- a CDS encoding RluA family pseudouridine synthase — protein sequence MEIIFPHDGVPTRLDLFLSRHLADETRAAVQRLIESNNILIDGKPARPSLKLKGGECITVEIPAAIPAEPLPEAIPLEVLFEDGDLIVINKPAGMVVHPGPGNSTGTLVNALLSHCADLSGIGGELRPGIVHRLDKGTSGVLVAAKNDRAHQALSTQFSRHSIKRVYQALVYGNPGLDAGRIEGLIGRHPTDRLRRSGKVTHGKHAATRWRVRERYGRISLIELRLETGRTHQIRVHLSEAGFPLVGDPLYPDGGRFNNLSDPQLRKMIAALGRQSLHARTLGFIHPVTGEYLEFSVELPQDMAELIGFLRGKVEQG from the coding sequence ATGGAGATAATCTTCCCGCATGACGGTGTACCAACCAGGCTTGACCTCTTTCTAAGCAGGCATTTGGCGGATGAAACCCGAGCCGCCGTTCAACGCCTGATCGAGTCGAACAACATCCTGATTGACGGAAAGCCGGCTCGTCCCTCTCTGAAGCTGAAAGGGGGCGAATGCATTACAGTGGAAATCCCGGCTGCAATTCCGGCGGAGCCGTTGCCGGAGGCGATACCGCTGGAGGTGCTGTTCGAAGATGGCGACCTGATCGTGATCAATAAGCCGGCAGGCATGGTGGTGCATCCGGGGCCGGGCAACAGCACCGGCACCCTAGTGAATGCTCTGTTGTCACACTGCGCCGATCTTTCGGGCATTGGCGGCGAATTGCGTCCCGGCATCGTCCACCGTCTGGACAAGGGCACCTCCGGGGTTTTGGTGGCTGCCAAGAACGATCGGGCCCACCAGGCCCTTTCGACGCAGTTCAGCCGGCACTCCATCAAGCGCGTTTACCAGGCGTTGGTCTACGGTAATCCCGGGCTTGATGCGGGAAGAATCGAGGGGCTGATCGGCAGGCACCCCACAGACCGCTTGCGCCGGTCCGGCAAGGTCACTCACGGCAAACACGCAGCCACCCGCTGGCGGGTGCGAGAGCGCTACGGCAGGATATCCTTGATTGAACTGCGTCTGGAAACCGGCCGCACTCACCAGATCCGGGTTCATCTGAGCGAGGCGGGTTTTCCCCTGGTGGGGGATCCGCTCTACCCGGATGGCGGCCGCTTCAACAACCTGAGTGACCCTCAGTTGCGCAAGATGATTGCCGCTCTGGGCAGGCAATCCTTGCATGCCCGGACGCTTGGCTTCATCCACCCCGTGACCGGGGAGTACCTCGAGTTCTCCGTGGAGCTGCCACAGGATATGGCGGAATTGATCGGATTTTTGAGGGGTAAGGTCGAGCAGGGGTGA
- a CDS encoding helix-turn-helix domain-containing protein — translation MNDIKAEINELRIGEKIRALRQQKRLTLQELSDLTSLSKPLLSQIENQQVIPPLATLLRIAKGLKVGIHFFFEDEKNRQKYVLTRREDQKEDERALRAVVNDVSRPYTYHSLAQGLRHKHMEPFLVEIESREWDDSLFFKHEGDEEFVHITEGELEFHYSDEVLRLRAGDSIYYDSGQPHGWISVGSGKARAVAVLYAKGD, via the coding sequence ATGAACGACATAAAGGCAGAGATCAACGAACTCCGTATCGGAGAGAAGATCCGAGCCCTGCGCCAGCAGAAACGGCTGACCCTGCAGGAACTGTCCGACCTGACCAGCCTGTCGAAGCCACTGCTGTCGCAGATTGAGAATCAGCAGGTCATCCCCCCTCTGGCCACGCTGCTCCGGATAGCCAAAGGACTGAAGGTCGGGATCCACTTCTTTTTCGAGGACGAGAAAAACCGCCAGAAATACGTATTGACCAGGCGCGAGGATCAAAAGGAAGACGAACGGGCGCTCAGAGCGGTAGTCAACGACGTGAGCAGGCCCTATACTTACCACTCACTGGCGCAGGGACTCCGGCACAAGCATATGGAGCCGTTCCTGGTGGAAATCGAAAGCCGCGAATGGGATGACAGCCTTTTCTTCAAGCACGAAGGGGACGAAGAATTCGTGCATATCACCGAAGGAGAGCTGGAATTCCATTACAGCGACGAAGTGCTGAGGCTGCGGGCCGGCGACAGCATCTATTACGACTCCGGACAGCCTCATGGCTGGATCTCGGTCGGCAGCGGAAAGGCCCGAGCAGTGGCGGTGCTGTACGCCAAAGGCGACTAG
- a CDS encoding methyl-accepting chemotaxis protein — protein MKFKRYRNWSIFTKTISIALVSALLLILAATLLIPFTRDLIMKEKQHALAMYLQQATSLLGSFQKQVEAGSLTVDEAKRQAAERLAAIRYDGANYLWIQDLESRMVMHPIKPELNGRDMSQEKDVNGTYFFVKMTTVCKDKGKGFVLYQWPKPGNATPVPKLSCVELFRPWGWIVGTGIYIDDISSQMHKIQIGMGAALCIMLVLTMLLTYFISRSITVPVISLAGQAKKVANGELNIEISSCSGDEIGQLTCSFKTMIENLRTIIGHVSDTSSQVATAATQLKSTAGRIAAGAEEIAAQAGTVATASEEMSATSGDIARNCQMAAESAKSSSQSACNGVEVVERTVVVMGQIADKVQESAKTVESLGARSDQIGEIIGTIEDIADQTNLLALNAAIEAARAGEQGRGFAVVADEVRALAERTTRATREIGEMIKTIQQETRGAVAAMEQGVRQVENGTAEAARSGEALQGILTQVNAAAMQVSQIATAAEEQTATTMEISGNIYQINTIVGDTAGCAHEAATVASQLNGNAEELQRLVRQFKLS, from the coding sequence ATGAAGTTCAAGCGCTATCGCAACTGGAGCATTTTCACCAAAACAATCAGTATCGCGCTGGTGTCCGCGCTGTTGCTGATACTGGCAGCAACCCTGCTGATACCCTTCACCCGCGACCTGATAATGAAGGAAAAACAGCATGCCCTGGCAATGTACCTCCAACAGGCGACGAGCCTGCTGGGCTCCTTTCAGAAGCAGGTCGAAGCCGGCAGCCTGACCGTGGACGAGGCCAAGAGGCAGGCTGCCGAACGTCTTGCCGCCATTCGGTACGACGGCGCGAATTACCTGTGGATACAGGATCTTGAAAGCAGGATGGTCATGCACCCCATCAAGCCGGAGCTCAATGGCAGGGACATGAGCCAGGAAAAGGACGTCAACGGCACTTATTTTTTCGTGAAGATGACCACAGTTTGCAAAGACAAGGGCAAGGGGTTCGTTCTGTACCAGTGGCCAAAGCCAGGAAATGCCACGCCGGTTCCCAAGCTCTCCTGTGTGGAACTCTTCCGTCCCTGGGGCTGGATTGTGGGAACCGGCATCTATATCGACGATATCAGCAGCCAGATGCACAAGATTCAGATCGGGATGGGCGCCGCATTATGCATCATGTTGGTGCTGACCATGCTGCTGACATATTTCATATCGCGCAGCATAACGGTTCCGGTCATCAGTTTGGCCGGTCAGGCAAAAAAGGTGGCCAATGGAGAGCTGAACATCGAAATATCCTCGTGTTCGGGAGACGAAATCGGGCAGTTGACCTGCTCCTTCAAAACCATGATCGAAAACTTGCGCACGATCATCGGCCACGTATCGGACACCTCCAGCCAAGTGGCTACAGCAGCCACCCAATTGAAGTCCACGGCCGGACGGATCGCCGCGGGCGCCGAGGAAATCGCCGCTCAGGCCGGCACCGTGGCCACTGCCAGCGAAGAGATGTCGGCCACATCGGGCGACATTGCCCGGAATTGCCAGATGGCCGCCGAAAGTGCCAAGAGTTCTTCCCAATCGGCTTGTAATGGTGTTGAGGTTGTCGAGAGAACAGTAGTGGTCATGGGGCAGATCGCCGACAAGGTGCAGGAATCGGCAAAAACGGTTGAAAGCTTGGGAGCCCGCAGCGACCAGATCGGGGAAATTATTGGAACCATCGAAGATATCGCCGATCAGACAAACCTGCTTGCGCTGAATGCCGCCATCGAAGCGGCCCGCGCCGGAGAGCAGGGCAGGGGCTTTGCCGTTGTTGCCGACGAGGTGCGCGCACTGGCGGAGCGCACGACAAGAGCCACCCGCGAGATCGGCGAAATGATCAAGACCATTCAGCAGGAAACCAGGGGGGCCGTGGCAGCCATGGAACAGGGGGTTCGTCAGGTGGAAAATGGCACCGCCGAGGCAGCCCGGTCCGGCGAAGCGTTGCAGGGCATCCTGACGCAGGTCAACGCAGCAGCCATGCAGGTCAGCCAGATTGCCACGGCAGCGGAGGAACAGACTGCCACGACAATGGAAATATCCGGGAACATATACCAGATCAATACAATCGTAGGCGATACCGCCGGCTGCGCCCACGAGGCGGCCACCGTTGCCAGCCAGCTCAACGGCAATGCCGAGGAGTTGCAACGGCTGGTGCGACAGTTCAAGTTATCGTAG
- a CDS encoding helix-turn-helix domain-containing protein — MKKRIITSSEIGETIKRRRQELGLSQERLGEMLNVSYQQVQRYENGSNKLNVENIQVIADLLGLPVASFFASVSVSAVAEPQAPYAAPEEKNLLKYFRKISDRRDRTVIVSVARLAAEKS; from the coding sequence ATGAAAAAGAGAATCATCACCAGCAGCGAGATCGGTGAAACGATCAAGCGTCGCAGGCAGGAACTGGGACTTTCCCAGGAGCGCCTGGGCGAAATGCTCAACGTCTCCTATCAGCAGGTGCAGCGCTACGAGAACGGCTCAAACAAGCTCAATGTAGAGAACATCCAGGTTATTGCCGATCTCCTGGGTCTGCCGGTGGCCTCTTTTTTTGCTTCGGTTTCCGTATCCGCCGTTGCGGAACCCCAAGCACCGTACGCTGCCCCTGAGGAAAAAAACCTTCTCAAATATTTCAGGAAGATTTCAGACAGACGTGATCGGACAGTGATCGTCAGCGTCGCCCGCCTTGCCGCCGAAAAATCCTGA
- a CDS encoding DegQ family serine endoprotease, whose amino-acid sequence MITTLHKKSRIVWCLAACAIALSGLAGCSGKSDSPIFFESKRKGGEAEAPVKDVPKDILTTQKAFSLVANKVTPCVVNISTIGKKKMVQPFFEMSPFFEDFFGGPQYRRDKSLGSGFIISKDGYIVTNDHVVREAETIQVKLSNDKVYEAKVVGGDQKSDIAVIKISAKDLPVAVLGDSEKLEVGQWAIAIGNPFGLDRTMTVGIISATGRSNMGIETYENFIQTDASINPGNSGGPLLNVYGEVIGINTAIVAAGQGIGFAIPITMAKPIFTQLISKGNVSRGWMGVTIQPVTEELAQSFGLKQAKGALINDVLQGSPAEKAGIRQGDVVTAFNGTEVKDPAHLQRVVAETAVGKPVKVTLFRDGKSLETTLTLTSAEAIPKGRRELKERGGAQGVDPLGMAVEEADGQGVVVADLAREGLAAEAGIKRGDVIVSINRKRISGVADYQRSVQQAPGGNIIILVRRGDSSMYFALRLK is encoded by the coding sequence ATGATCACCACACTTCACAAAAAATCCCGCATAGTATGGTGCCTTGCTGCCTGCGCCATAGCTCTGTCCGGGCTTGCCGGGTGCTCCGGCAAATCCGATTCCCCGATTTTTTTCGAATCAAAGCGCAAAGGGGGAGAGGCCGAGGCCCCGGTCAAGGATGTGCCCAAAGACATCCTTACCACCCAGAAGGCCTTCAGTCTTGTCGCCAACAAGGTGACCCCTTGTGTCGTCAACATATCCACCATTGGCAAGAAGAAGATGGTCCAGCCATTCTTCGAGATGTCCCCCTTTTTCGAGGATTTTTTCGGCGGGCCGCAGTACCGTCGTGACAAAAGCCTCGGCTCGGGCTTCATCATCAGCAAGGACGGTTACATCGTGACCAACGACCATGTGGTGCGTGAGGCCGAAACCATTCAGGTCAAGCTGTCCAATGACAAGGTCTATGAAGCCAAAGTGGTGGGTGGTGACCAGAAGAGCGATATCGCAGTCATAAAGATCAGCGCCAAGGATCTGCCGGTGGCCGTGCTGGGGGATTCCGAGAAGCTCGAGGTAGGGCAGTGGGCGATTGCAATCGGCAATCCGTTCGGACTCGACCGCACCATGACGGTAGGGATCATCTCCGCCACCGGGCGCTCCAACATGGGCATTGAAACCTATGAGAACTTCATTCAGACTGACGCTTCGATCAACCCCGGCAATTCAGGGGGGCCGCTGCTGAACGTATATGGCGAGGTGATAGGGATCAATACGGCCATCGTTGCGGCCGGCCAGGGCATCGGCTTTGCCATTCCGATCACCATGGCGAAACCGATCTTTACCCAGCTGATCAGCAAGGGCAACGTCAGTCGCGGATGGATGGGGGTAACCATCCAGCCCGTGACCGAGGAGTTGGCCCAGTCCTTCGGATTGAAACAGGCCAAAGGGGCCTTGATCAATGACGTTCTGCAGGGCAGCCCGGCCGAGAAGGCCGGCATTCGCCAGGGGGACGTCGTCACCGCCTTCAACGGCACCGAAGTCAAGGACCCGGCCCACCTGCAGCGTGTGGTAGCCGAAACCGCTGTTGGCAAGCCGGTAAAGGTGACCCTGTTCCGTGACGGTAAATCTCTCGAAACCACCTTGACCCTGACCAGCGCGGAAGCCATTCCCAAAGGGAGGCGCGAGCTGAAGGAGCGGGGTGGTGCACAGGGAGTCGATCCCTTGGGGATGGCGGTGGAAGAGGCGGATGGCCAAGGGGTGGTGGTGGCTGATCTCGCCCGGGAGGGGCTGGCCGCGGAGGCGGGCATCAAGCGCGGTGATGTGATCGTCTCCATCAACCGGAAGCGGATCTCGGGGGTGGCTGATTATCAGCGCAGCGTGCAGCAAGCTCCGGGAGGCAACATAATCATTCTGGTGCGGCGCGGCGATTCCAGCATGTATTTCGCATTGCGGTTGAAGTAA